The Sphaerisporangium siamense genome includes the window CGGGAACGGCCGCGAGCGGCTCGGCGACCCAGTCGTCCCGCTCGTGCCGCCGGGTCGCGTCCGCGCCTTCGAGCATGGTGTAGATGCGGGCGTGCAGCTCGTCGACGTCCACGCCCGAGTCCATGATGATCACTTCGTGGACGGTCCAGGTCTTGCGCGTCAGCGCGTCGGCGTCGAACACGACCGTGTCCACGCGGTCCATGCCGCGCAGCGCGTCCCGGTCGAGCACGAGCCCGCCACGGTGCGCCGCCGCGCGGCCCAGGCTGCTGACGAACGCGTCCCTGCCGAGCCTGGCCGCCCGCGGCGTGGCGGAGACCAGCATCGCGAGCGCGCGTTCCTGGTGGGCGCTCAGGAGGGACGTCACCCCGTAGGAGGCCAGCGCGCCGACGCTGAGGGAGTCGGCGTAGCGCTCGATGGGGCCGTAGGGCAGGGGGACGGGGCGTGGGGTGGGGGCGGGCCTGAGGTGGCGGTAGGAGCCCTTGGCGGCGGCGAGCCGCTCTTCGGCGGCGTGCCAGGCGCGCAGGCCCGCGCGTGCCTCGGCCAGGCGGCCCGTGGCGGCCAGGGACTCGATGAGCATGCCGAGGGGGCGCAGGGCCAGCGTCTGGGCGGTGAAGCGCGTCGTGGCGAACACCACGTTCGCGGTGGGACGGCCGACCCGGCGCTCCACCTCGTGCCGGACGCGCGGCGCGGCCTCGGCCAGCTGCAGCAGCGCGGGCAGCGTGGCCGGGACCTTGGCGACGCGGACCACCTGGCCCGCCAGCGTCAGGCCCATGCCCGCGAGGCCCGCGCCGAGCTCCACCAGCGCGCGCGCCTGCTGGTCCACCGCGTGCCGCGCCGTACGCCCGCCGCCGTCGCCCTCGCCGGGCACGTCCAGCTCGTCCACGGCCGACACCAGCGCGGCGACGTCGGCCTGCCGCGGGTCGCAGCCGGCGAACACGAAGCCGAGCGCGCCGTTGACCTCCGCGCGCGTCACCCCGTCGATCCGCAGGAGGCGCTTCTCCAGGGCGCGGGACGCCTCCGGGCCTCCGGCGCCGCCGACGTGGCGCAGCTCGACGCGCAGGCCCCCCGCGCACGCGTGGACCCGCCGCGGGCAGGGCAGCAGCTCCCGGACCGGATCGGGCAGCAGGGAGGCCAGGGCGGCGGCCGGACCCCTGAGTCCACCCCTGAGTCCACGCAGCAGGAACACGACGCCTCCACGAACCCCGGTGGTACAAGCCGATCAGGCCGCGCGAACCATGCGCGGCCTGATCGTTCGTTGATGAGTCTGCCCAGGTCAGGGCGTTGTACGCCCCTCTGTCGGCGGACTCGTCCTCGGTGTCGCGGCGGTCCCGGACGTCGTGCCGGCGGACGTCGTGCCGCCCGCCCCCGCGCGGGTGCTCCGCGAGGCGGCGCCGGTCGTCCTGGACGGCGTCGTCCGCGCCCGCGTGCCCGTGGCGCCGGTCGTCCGGGACGTGCCCGTCGTCCGGGAGGTGCCGGTGGTCCGCGAGGCGGCCCGCGAGGTGGTCCCGGTGGTCCGCGAGCGCGAGGTGGTCCCGGCGGCCCCTGTGGTCCCGGTCGTGCGCGACCGCGTCCCGGTGGTACGCCCGGCCGTCCCGGTCGTGCGGGACGTGGTGCCGGCCGCCCGCGAGGTCGTCGCCCGCGCGGGCGTGCGGGGCGTGGTGGTCCGCGTGGTCGCCCGGCCGGCCCGCGGCGTGGTCGTCCTGGTCGTCCTGGTCGTGGCGCGCGCGGCCGGGCGCGCCGGCTCGGCGGCGGACGGCTCCCCGCCGGTCCTGCGGCCGGCGGCGGCGCAGGCGCGCTGGGCGATCACGGTCCCGGCCCCGATCGCGGCGGCCACGGGCCACTCCAGCAGCCCGAGCACCGCGAGCAGGCCGAGGCCGCCGTAGTAGGCGACGCGTTCGGGCGGCGGCAGGAACGTGCGCGCCGTCTCTACGGCCCGGCTCATCTCCTGGCCGCGGCGCCCTGTCTCACCGGTCGTGCTCGTCACGCGGGGCATGCGAGGCATCCTGGGCATGCGGGGCATGTGGGGCCGGTGGACGTGGAAGCTGACGACAGGCGTGTCCATGCTGAACAGGTCGCCGTTGGCCCCGGATGCCGATGGCGTCGCTGTACGTCCGGTTCGTGACGTCGGAGTCACGGTCATAGCCCCTCCTCAGGTGCTCAACAATCTCTTCATTTCACCTTTTGCCCAGCTCAAGAGGGATGACCAGCGCCAAACCCACTGTCCTTCCCGATCCTTTGACATATCCGGACGACTTCTTAGCGGCCCCGACCGGGCGGACGTGCGGTGCTGTCGTGTTCGCCCCCATGGGCGTAATCTCAGAGGGCGTGAGGCTGGATCTGGACTTCGTAAGCGCGCACGCCGGACGGTCTCCGGCCCGCTTGACCAGGCGAGACATCGCCAGAGCCCTGCTGGCGGTCCCGAGCGGGCAGGCCCTCGTGGCGCTCCCCGACATCCGCAGGGCCATGCTCGCCACGGGCAACCCCCTGTCCGCGGCGTTCTGGGACTCGGCCAAGGCCACCCTCGCCTCCATCGAGGCGGGCGCGGCCACGGTCGGCGACGTGCAGCGGTGGCTGGAGGCGACCGGCACCGAGCCGATCCTCATCACCCGCGCGTACTTCGTCTGGCCGGAGGAGGACGAACGCGGGCCCGTGGCCTCGGAGCTGTACGGCCTCCTCGTGGCCCACCTGGAGGCCCAGGTGGCCGACGGCCGGATCGACCCCGACCGGCTCGCGTCCGGCGACACCGAGGCGCGGGAGGCGTACGAGGACATCCAGGACCGCTGGCTGGCCTCGCCGCTGCCCGACGGCCGGGTGCCGGGCGCGGCCGTCAACGACGAGCTGGAGGAAGGTCTCTTCGCCACCTGGGACGAGGAGGAGGCGTTCGCGCTCAGCGAGCTGCGGCGGGTGCTCGCCGACCTTCCCGAGCCGTCGCTTCCCTTCGCCGAGCTGGAGGCCGCCGCACGGCGGCTGCGCGCGGCGCTCGCCGAACCCGGCTATCCGGGCTCGGTGCTGCGGGCCTGCGCCGGCATCGACGACGGGCCGCTGCCCGAGAGCGACGCCGACCTGTGGCTGACGGTCGCGGCGGGCATCGCCTCCCCGGTCTCCGACCTGCAGGACGAGGAGGCCCACCAGTTCTGGAACCTGGAGGCGGAGCTGAGCGAGGAGGACGCCGCGCTCGCCGCCCTGTGCACGATCCACCACGCCGACTGGCTCGCCGCCGTGACGGCGCTGGCCCGGCGCGGTCCCGGAGTGCTGGCCTCTCCGGAACGGATCGCCCGGTTCGTGGCCGAGTCCGAGGACATCGACGTCGACATGGACGACCCGGAGGATCTGCGGACCACCGAAGAGCTGTTCACCTCGGTGATGCCGCTGTGGGTGCGGCTCGGCATCGTGGACGAGCGGGCGATCCTCACCCCGCTCGGCTGGTGGGGGCTGCCGAAGGCGCTGGAGCTGGCCTGGTCGCCCGGCTGACGCTCACGCCGGGGAGCCGGCCGGGCGCCGCGTGCGAGGGCCCGTCAGCGGGCGGGCTCGGACTCCGGCGGCGCCTCGGCCACCAGGTCGGCGTACTCCGGGTGCTTCTCGATGTAGGCCGCCACGAAGGGGCAGAGCGGCACGACCCGCAGCCCGGTGTCGCGGGCCGCGTCGAGCGCCACGCGGATCAGGGTGCCGCCGAGCCCCTGGCCCTCGTACTCCTCGTCGATCTCGGTGTGCGTGAAGACCATCCGGTCGTCGCGCAGGCGGTAGTCGGCGAACCCGGCCTGCTTGCCGTCGACCCGGATCTCGTACCGCCTGGCCTCGGGGTTGTCGGCGACGTCGACCGCATGCTCCATGGACGGCTCTCCTTGTCGGTGGATCGGTGGGTCGGGTAACGGGTGGTGCTCAGCGGGTGCCCTCGCCGGCCTGCCCCGACTCGGGACCCTCACCCGGCTCGGACTTCCGCTCGGACGCCTCGCGCTTGACGAGGTCCTCCTCGCGGGGCACCTCGATCTTGGAGATCTGGCGGTTCATCGACTTCACGAGCAGGTACAACGCGACGCCGATGGCGGCGACCACCAGAAAGCCGAGGAGCCCGGGTCCTACCGGGGAGGCGGGCGGGGCGACGGCCGCGAGCACGGCGATTTCAGTCACCCGTCAAGTCTGCCACCCGGGGGCCGGGCCCCTCTCAGCGGCGGGCCGGTGAGGCGTCGCCGGCCTGGATGCCGGCGAACAGGTCCTTCTCGGGGATCTCGGTGTCGACCAGCGACCGGGCCAGGTGGTAGTCCTCGGTGGGCCAGACCTCCTGCTGCAGTTCGCGCGGGCAGACGAACCACGAGCCGTCCGGGTCCACCTGGGTGGCGTGGGCCAGCAGCGCGAGGTCGCGGGTCTCGAAGAAGTCGCCGCAGTGGACGCGCGTGGTGACCTCCCACTTCTGCGGGCGGTCCTCCCAGCGGGAGATCCAGTCGGCGTAGGGGGAGCCGATGCCGCGGTCGGTCATGGCCTCGTGCAGGGCCTCGAACCGGGCGCGGGTGAAGCCCATGTGGTAGTAGAGCTTCAGGGGCTGCCACGGCTCGCCGAGGCCCGGGTAGCGGTCCGGGTCGCCCGCGGCCTCGAAGGCCTCCACCGACACCTTGTTGGTCATGATGTGGTCGGGGTGGGGGTAGCCGCCGTCGTCGTCATAGGTGACGATCACGTGCGGCCTGAACTCGCGGACGGCCGCGACCAGCGGCGCCGTGGCGACCTCCAGCGGCTGCAACGCGAAGCACCCCTCGGGCAAGGGCTCGCTCTCGTCCTCGGGCAGCCCGGAGTCCACGAAGCCGAGGAAGCTCTGCCGGACCCCGAGGATCTCGCGGGCCTTGTCCATCTCCTGGCGGCGGACCTCGGTGAGGTTCTCAAGGATGTCGGGGCGGTCCATCTTGGGGTTGAGGATGGAGCCGCGTTCCCCGCCGGTGCAGGTACAGACCAGCACGTCGATGCCCTCGGAGGCGTAGCGGGCCATGGTGGCGGCCCCCTTGCTCGACTCGTCGTCGGGATGCGCGTGTACGGCCAGCAACCTCAGGGGTGCAACCACGGCTCGGTCTCCTCAAGTGTCCAGGACAGCTCTCAAGAGAGGTTAGTTTCTCTTGGGGCGACGCGGAGGGCGTCGCCCCCGCGGGGGACAATTGTCTCGTGCAACGTCGCCGGACCGCTGGGAGATTCCGTCATGGGTGAAAGAGGTGTCGGCCCGGGCGCGGACGCGCCGGTCCTGGGCACCCCTGACGCGTTCCCGGAGCGTACGGGACGAGCCGGGCGCACGGGGCGGTCCGTGGGCCTCGTGATCATCGCCGTCGTCGTGGCGTTGGCCATGGGCGGCTGGGGATACGTCATGATGAGCGCCAAGGGAGACCCCGAGGTCCAGAACGAGGTGATCGCGTTCGAGGTCCAGGGGCCCGGCGCGGTGACGATCACCTTCCAGGCGCACAAGGCGGCCGATCGCGCGGCGGTGTGCCGCCTGCGGGCCACCGACACCGACCACGCCGAGGTGGGCGCCAGGGACGTCTCCCTCCCCGCCGGCCAGGCGGACGTGCGGCTCACCGAGCGGGTCGTGACGAGCGCCCGCGCCACATCGGGCCACGTGCAGTACTGCTATCTCGTACAATGAGACTTTTGGGAAAGCGTTCGAACGGGTTAATTTGTTAGTCTCCCTCGATTCGAACGCTCGCAACTCTCACGAGTACGCAAGGAGAACCCGTGGTCGACTCCCGCGAAGAGAACGTCACCTGGCTGACGCAGGAGGCGTACGACCGTCTGAAGGCGGAGTTTGAGTATCTCTCGGGGCCCGGGCGTGTCGACATCGCCAAGAAGATCGAGGCCGCCCGCGAAGAGGGCGACCTCCGGGAGAACGGCGGTTACCACGCCGCCAAGGAGGAGCAGGGCAAGATGGAGGGCCGCATCCTCCAGCTCCGCCAGCTTCTCGACAGCGCCAGGGTGGGCGAGGCCCCCCGCGCCGAGGGCGTGGTCGGCCCCGGCATGACGGTGACGATCCGCTTCGCGGGCGACGACGACGAGGTCACCTTCCTGCTCGCCTCCCGTGAGGAGAGCGGCGCGCCGATCGACGTCTACTCGCCGAAGTCGCCGCTCGGTTCGGCGATCAACGGCAAGAAGATCGGCGAGAAGGCCACCTACACCATGCCCAACGGCAGGACGAACACGGTCGAGATCCTGGAGGCCGTCCCCTACATCGGCGGCTGAGCGGCACGATCGCCCGCTCCCGCCGGGACAACCGAGAATTCCCCCCGACTTCCCGGCCAGGCCGGGGTCTTGATCCGCCGGAGCGGTGCTCCGGCGGATCAAGACTGTTTAGGGTGAACTACGGACATCGGCGGCTGAGTCAGCAAGAATCAAACATTGACCGGTTAGCGGTAGATCACGTCGAATGGGGGAATCGTGCTCGATCGGCGACCGCGGGGCTCGTCCGTCGCCCGAGAGAGCCGCGCCGGGTTCCGTGAGCGCGTCGGCGGTGTGCTCGGCGAGGTACGCGAAGACCTTCGCTTTCATCCCAACCTCCAGCCGGTCCGCCGCCCGCCGAGGCCGCAACGCCTGGCGCGCAGGATCGTGCCGGTCGTCGGGCTCGCCCTGGCCGCCGTCCTCGCCGCCGACCTGATGGTCTACGGCGAGCTGGTCAAAGGCGAGCCCCAGGCCGTCGCGGCCCGCGCCCCCCGCGACGCCGTCCCCCGGCGCGACGGGTACGTCGCGGCGACCGGCGAGCTGCCGGTCACGCCCACGCGGGCCGAGGTCGCGCCGCTGACCCGGGCGCACGCCCCCCACCTGTTCGTGGTCTCCCGCCGCACGCTGCCGGCCGC containing:
- a CDS encoding DUF4307 domain-containing protein, with the translated sequence MGERGVGPGADAPVLGTPDAFPERTGRAGRTGRSVGLVIIAVVVALAMGGWGYVMMSAKGDPEVQNEVIAFEVQGPGAVTITFQAHKAADRAAVCRLRATDTDHAEVGARDVSLPAGQADVRLTERVVTSARATSGHVQYCYLVQ
- the mca gene encoding mycothiol conjugate amidase Mca, which encodes MVAPLRLLAVHAHPDDESSKGAATMARYASEGIDVLVCTCTGGERGSILNPKMDRPDILENLTEVRRQEMDKAREILGVRQSFLGFVDSGLPEDESEPLPEGCFALQPLEVATAPLVAAVREFRPHVIVTYDDDGGYPHPDHIMTNKVSVEAFEAAGDPDRYPGLGEPWQPLKLYYHMGFTRARFEALHEAMTDRGIGSPYADWISRWEDRPQKWEVTTRVHCGDFFETRDLALLAHATQVDPDGSWFVCPRELQQEVWPTEDYHLARSLVDTEIPEKDLFAGIQAGDASPARR
- a CDS encoding GNAT family N-acetyltransferase, with amino-acid sequence MEHAVDVADNPEARRYEIRVDGKQAGFADYRLRDDRMVFTHTEIDEEYEGQGLGGTLIRVALDAARDTGLRVVPLCPFVAAYIEKHPEYADLVAEAPPESEPAR
- the greA gene encoding transcription elongation factor GreA, producing MVDSREENVTWLTQEAYDRLKAEFEYLSGPGRVDIAKKIEAAREEGDLRENGGYHAAKEEQGKMEGRILQLRQLLDSARVGEAPRAEGVVGPGMTVTIRFAGDDDEVTFLLASREESGAPIDVYSPKSPLGSAINGKKIGEKATYTMPNGRTNTVEILEAVPYIGG